Proteins encoded by one window of Arabidopsis thaliana chromosome 2, partial sequence:
- a CDS encoding C2H2-like zinc finger protein (C2H2-like zinc finger protein; FUNCTIONS IN: sequence-specific DNA binding transcription factor activity, zinc ion binding, nucleic acid binding; INVOLVED IN: regulation of transcription; LOCATED IN: intracellular; CONTAINS InterPro DOMAIN/s: Zinc finger, C2H2-like (InterPro:IPR015880), Zinc finger, C2H2-type (InterPro:IPR007087); BEST Arabidopsis thaliana protein match is: C2H2-like zinc finger protein (TAIR:AT3G60580.1); Has 2765 Blast hits to 2574 proteins in 176 species: Archae - 0; Bacteria - 8; Metazoa - 1573; Fungi - 69; Plants - 926; Viruses - 18; Other Eukaryotes - 171 (source: NCBI BLink).), whose protein sequence is MERYKCRFCFKSFINGRALGGHMRSHMLTLSAERCVITGEAEEEVEERPSQLCDDDDDTESDASSSSGEFDNQKMNRLDDELEFDFAEDDDVESETESSRINPTRRRSKRTRKLGSFDFDFEKLTTSQPSELVAEPEHHSSASDTTTEEDLAFCLIMLSRDKWKQQKKKKQRVEEDETDHDSEDYKSSKSRGRFKCETCGKVFKSYQALGGHRASHKKNKACMTKTEQVETEYVLGVKEKKVHECPICFRVFTSGQALGGHKRSHGSNIGAGRGLSVSQIVQIEEEVSVKQRMIDLNLPAPNEEDETSLVFDEW, encoded by the coding sequence TTGCTTCAAGAGCTTCATCAATGGAAGAGCTTTAGGTGGTCACATGAGATCTCACATGCTTACTCTTTCTGCAGAACGTTGTGTAATAACTggtgaagcagaagaagaagtagaggaACGGCCGAGTCAACTCTGTGACGACGACGACGATACCGAGTccgatgcttcttcttcttctggtgaGTTTGATAATCAAAAGATGAATCGTCTTGATGATGAATTGGAGTTTGATTTCGCTGAAGACGACGACGTTGAAAGTGAAACCGAGTCGTCCAGGATTAACCCAACTCGGCGACGATCTAAACGAACTCGGAAACTTGGATCGTTTGATTTCGACTTTGAGAAGCTAACAACGAGCCAACCCAGTGAGTTAGTGGCCGAGCCAGAGCATCACAGCTCAGCTTCTGATACAACAACGGAGGAAGATCTCGCCTTTTGTCTCATTATGCTGTCCAGAGACAAATGGaagcaacagaagaagaagaagcaacgtgtagaagaagatgagacagATCATGACAGTGAAGATTACAAATCAAGCAAGAGCAGAGGGAGATTCAAGTGTGAGACTTGTGGTAAAGTGTTTAAATCGTATCAAGCATTAGGAGGACACAGAGCAAGccacaagaagaacaaggcATGCATGACGAAAACAGAGCAAGTTGAAACAGAGTACGTTCTTGGagtaaaggagaagaaagttcATGAATGTCCGATctgttttagggtttttactTCAGGGCAAGCACTTGGAGGTCATAAGAGATCTCACGGAAGTAACATCGGAGCAGGAAGAGGATTGTCAGTAAGTCAAATTGTccaaatcgaagaagaagtatCAGTGAAACAGAG